Proteins from a genomic interval of Gossypium hirsutum isolate 1008001.06 chromosome A09, Gossypium_hirsutum_v2.1, whole genome shotgun sequence:
- the LOC107942656 gene encoding protein REVEILLE 6 isoform X1 translates to MVSKNPNSADGFYLDPTGMALPDLGPFANTATAASTVSSLEDSNKKIRKPYTITKSRESWTEPEHDKFLEALQLFDRDWKKIEAFISSKTVIQIRSHAQKYFLKVQKNGTNEHLPPPRPKRKATHPYPQKASKTAHGHPQVSGSFPSSTALLDAGYALRSDPSPMLMDPITSAAVSSWTSSAKPISFSQEKNGLRLTNNSCSSSEDTLKTRQIEEITDQRNNGHALRVLPDFAQVYSFIGSVFDPKATGHLQKLKKMDPLDVETVLLLMRNLAINLASPDLEDHRRLLSSYDVDMDTSDGSACKAVDKEQSKSITYNSR, encoded by the exons ATGGTATCAAAAAACCCGAACTCGGCTGACGGATTTTACCTGGATCCGACTGGAATGGCTTTGCCCGACCTCGGACCCTTCGCCAACACGGCTACGGCGGCCTCCACCGTTTCATCTCTCGAGGATTCCAATAAGAAAATCAGAAAGCCCTACACCATAACCAAGTCCAGAGAGAGCTGGACTGAACCTGAACACGACAAGTTCCTCGAAGCTCTCCAGCT CTTTGATCGTGACTGGAAAAAAATTGAAGCATTTATCAGTTCAAAGACTGTTATTCAG atTCGTAGTCATGCCCAGAAGTACTTTTTAAAGGTTCAGAAAAATGGAACGAATGAACACCTTCCTCCTCCTCGACCTAAAAGGAAAGCAACTCATCCATATCCTCAGAAAGCCTCAAAAACTG CTCATGGACACCCACAAGTATCAGGATCTTTTCCATCATCAACTGCTTTACTTGATGCTGGATATGCTTTAAGATCTGATCCCTCTCCAATGCTTATGGACCCTATTACCAGTGCTGCTGTATCTTCATGGACAAGCAGTGCAAAACCCATCAGTTTTTCACAAGAGAAAAATG GTTTGAGGTTGACCAATAACTCTTGTAGTAGCAGCGAGGATACCCTGAAGACGAGACAAATTGAAGAAATAACTGATCAGAGAAATAATGGTCATGCACTGAGAG TGTTGCCCGACTTTGCTCAAGTATACAGTTTCATCGGCAGTGTCTTTGATCCAAAAGCTACTGGTCATCTACAGAAACTTAAAAAGATGGATCCTCTAGATGTGGAGACG GTTTTGCTGTTGATGAGAAACCTTGCCATCAATCTAGCAAGTCCTGATTTAGAGGATCAC AGAAGGTTGCTTTCTTCATATGACGTAGACATGGATACTAGTGATGGCAGTGCGTGTAAAGCTGTTGATAAGGAGCAATCCAAAAGTATCACCTATAATTCGAGGTGA
- the LOC107942656 gene encoding protein REVEILLE 6 isoform X2 translates to MVSKNPNSADGFYLDPTGMALPDLGPFANTATAASTVSSLEDSNKKIRKPYTITKSRESWTEPEHDKFLEALQLFDRDWKKIEAFISSKTVIQIRSHAQKYFLKVQKNGTNEHLPPPRPKRKATHPYPQKASKTAHGHPQVSGSFPSSTALLDAGYALRSDPSPMLMDPITSAAVSSWTSSAKPISFSQEKNGLRLTNNSCSSSEDTLKTRQIEEITDQRNNGHALRVLPDFAQVYSFIGSVFDPKATGHLQKLKKMDPLDVETVLLLMRNLAINLASPDLEDHVAFFI, encoded by the exons ATGGTATCAAAAAACCCGAACTCGGCTGACGGATTTTACCTGGATCCGACTGGAATGGCTTTGCCCGACCTCGGACCCTTCGCCAACACGGCTACGGCGGCCTCCACCGTTTCATCTCTCGAGGATTCCAATAAGAAAATCAGAAAGCCCTACACCATAACCAAGTCCAGAGAGAGCTGGACTGAACCTGAACACGACAAGTTCCTCGAAGCTCTCCAGCT CTTTGATCGTGACTGGAAAAAAATTGAAGCATTTATCAGTTCAAAGACTGTTATTCAG atTCGTAGTCATGCCCAGAAGTACTTTTTAAAGGTTCAGAAAAATGGAACGAATGAACACCTTCCTCCTCCTCGACCTAAAAGGAAAGCAACTCATCCATATCCTCAGAAAGCCTCAAAAACTG CTCATGGACACCCACAAGTATCAGGATCTTTTCCATCATCAACTGCTTTACTTGATGCTGGATATGCTTTAAGATCTGATCCCTCTCCAATGCTTATGGACCCTATTACCAGTGCTGCTGTATCTTCATGGACAAGCAGTGCAAAACCCATCAGTTTTTCACAAGAGAAAAATG GTTTGAGGTTGACCAATAACTCTTGTAGTAGCAGCGAGGATACCCTGAAGACGAGACAAATTGAAGAAATAACTGATCAGAGAAATAATGGTCATGCACTGAGAG TGTTGCCCGACTTTGCTCAAGTATACAGTTTCATCGGCAGTGTCTTTGATCCAAAAGCTACTGGTCATCTACAGAAACTTAAAAAGATGGATCCTCTAGATGTGGAGACG GTTTTGCTGTTGATGAGAAACCTTGCCATCAATCTAGCAAGTCCTGATTTAGAGGATCAC GTTGCTTTCTTCATATGA